Within the Bradyrhizobium cosmicum genome, the region GCAGCGAGCTCGCTTTCATAGGCCTTCAGCGCCGCCTCGGACTGATCCTTCAGCTTCTGCGCTTCGGCGAGGTCGCCCTCGATCTTGTTCTGACGCGCCTCGATCGCACCGCCGACCTTGGGCAGAGCGAGCTTGGACACGACCACGTAAAGCACGACGAAGAAGATCGCGAGCGACACCAGCTGCGAAGCATAGGTGCTGCTCTCGAACGGCGGGAAGCCGCCACCGTGGTGACCACCGTCAGCCTCGGTATGGGCGCCCGCCGCCGGACCTTTCGCCCCGCCATGACTCTCAGCCATGGAGTACTCCTGTTGCTGTCAGGCGCGCCGCTTCGGTCGAAGCGGCGCGAAGAACGTCGTCCTCAGAGCGGAACGAACAGCAGCAGCAGCGCGATCAGCAGCGAGAA harbors:
- a CDS encoding F0F1 ATP synthase subunit B', translated to MAESHGGAKGPAAGAHTEADGGHHGGGFPPFESSTYASQLVSLAIFFVVLYVVVSKLALPKVGGAIEARQNKIEGDLAEAQKLKDQSEAALKAYESELAAARARAQAIGNESRDKANAQADAERKTLEEQLAAKLAGAEKTIASTRASAMSNVRAIAADSAGQIVQQLTGVVPDAASVNAAVDASLKG